A stretch of Sandaracinaceae bacterium DNA encodes these proteins:
- a CDS encoding PilZ domain-containing protein: MRAGTDRRANDAPRVPLDLWVRLAHEDYEDTFDADGVDLSPGGLALRSDFLPEVGDRLRCRFDSPVGHDGDVLDVEGEVVWAHDAGERSGEFGLRFGALDGDAESNLRHIVAQLGGAPSGRPLARLHLDGVASPVEAEITEQDDTWMVAEQELPFLRIGMGVAVEGPGGPPRGRLASVDLRIEDGVPRLVLGVERDAPESGPSTLDEADVATFDGRQQIAPPEPVAVEATLQDFELPAALREAPSSVEDDAPEQDEPAPIARAARQPVQVFATPADDAEADGDDADASLETAGQDAAWKEKLAPALDAAKARALELVANAKPKLLALWAAVLAFGKKVAEKGGPKTAAALSRVGALAGVVWSKASARLKKPKRRTTAAPRRTTAAPRKRRRQVAEAEAPAPKKSGRRVLALSVLAFAGVGTAVYALSGEEEAPAPVVAAPAAAPAAPAIVEPAPGAVEAAPVEAAPVEAAPEELAEPEPEGGRLGEPTYPTLADTAEPPSGPVVEGSTFGAETVADGRTSNIRMSNPVSTLRGQRQSDGFTVTIPGALALDRAGPIAAANPAIERAMILNRGDHAVLTIRFVAGRNPDYRVVARGQSVEVTVGR; this comes from the coding sequence ATGCGAGCAGGTACCGATCGACGCGCGAACGATGCACCGCGAGTTCCGCTGGATCTCTGGGTCAGGCTGGCCCACGAGGACTACGAGGACACCTTCGACGCCGACGGAGTGGACCTGAGCCCCGGCGGGCTGGCGCTCCGGAGCGACTTCCTCCCCGAGGTCGGTGACCGGCTGCGATGTCGCTTCGACTCGCCCGTCGGCCACGACGGGGACGTGCTCGACGTCGAGGGCGAGGTGGTCTGGGCGCACGACGCGGGCGAGCGGAGCGGGGAGTTCGGCCTCCGCTTCGGCGCGCTCGACGGAGACGCGGAGAGCAACCTCCGCCACATCGTCGCGCAGCTCGGCGGCGCGCCCTCGGGTCGGCCGCTCGCGCGCCTGCACCTCGACGGCGTGGCCAGCCCGGTCGAAGCCGAGATCACCGAGCAGGACGACACCTGGATGGTCGCCGAGCAGGAGCTGCCGTTCCTGCGCATCGGCATGGGCGTCGCGGTGGAGGGCCCCGGCGGCCCGCCGCGCGGCCGGCTCGCGTCGGTGGACCTGCGCATCGAGGACGGCGTGCCCCGCCTCGTGCTCGGGGTCGAGCGCGACGCGCCCGAGAGCGGCCCGTCCACGCTCGACGAGGCCGACGTGGCCACCTTCGACGGTCGCCAGCAGATCGCGCCGCCAGAGCCCGTCGCGGTGGAAGCGACGTTGCAGGACTTCGAGCTCCCCGCCGCCCTCCGCGAGGCGCCCTCGTCGGTCGAAGACGACGCGCCCGAGCAGGACGAGCCGGCGCCCATCGCCCGGGCCGCGCGCCAGCCGGTGCAGGTCTTCGCCACGCCCGCCGACGACGCCGAGGCAGACGGCGACGACGCGGACGCGTCGCTCGAGACCGCGGGCCAGGACGCGGCCTGGAAGGAGAAGCTCGCCCCCGCGCTCGACGCCGCCAAGGCCAGGGCGCTCGAGCTCGTCGCGAACGCGAAGCCGAAGCTGCTGGCCCTCTGGGCCGCGGTGCTCGCGTTCGGGAAGAAGGTCGCCGAGAAGGGCGGCCCCAAGACGGCCGCGGCGCTGTCGCGCGTGGGCGCGCTGGCCGGGGTCGTGTGGAGCAAGGCGAGCGCCCGGCTCAAGAAGCCGAAGCGCCGCACGACCGCCGCGCCCCGCCGCACCACGGCCGCGCCGCGCAAGCGCCGCCGCCAGGTCGCCGAGGCGGAGGCGCCCGCGCCGAAGAAGAGCGGCCGCCGCGTGCTCGCGCTCTCGGTCCTCGCGTTCGCCGGGGTCGGCACCGCGGTCTACGCGCTCAGCGGCGAGGAGGAGGCTCCCGCCCCCGTCGTCGCCGCGCCCGCCGCCGCGCCGGCCGCGCCGGCCATCGTCGAGCCCGCGCCCGGGGCTGTGGAGGCCGCGCCCGTGGAGGCGGCGCCCGTCGAGGCCGCGCCCGAGGAGCTCGCGGAGCCCGAGCCCGAGGGCGGCCGCCTCGGTGAGCCGACCTATCCCACGCTCGCGGACACCGCCGAGCCTCCGAGCGGCCCCGTCGTGGAGGGCAGCACCTTCGGCGCAGAGACCGTCGCGGATGGGCGCACCTCCAACATCCGCATGAGCAACCCGGTGAGCACCCTGCGCGGTCAGCGCCAGAGCGACGGCTTCACCGTGACCATCCCCGGGGCCCTCGCGCTCGACCGCGCCGGGCCGATCGCCGCCGCCAACCCGGCCATCGAGCGCGCGATGATCCTCAACCGTGGAGATCACGCGGTCTTGACCATTCGCTTCGTGGCCGGGCGCAACCCGGACTACCGCGTCGTCGCGCGCGGCCAGTCGGTCGAGGTCACCGTCGGGCGTTGA
- a CDS encoding FHA domain-containing protein: MGVRLLVRSCWASGSIEDAVYEFDQTRIVIGRGRGADVRLPHRAVSVRHASIELEGTRYVVTDHGATNGTRVQGVRIVPDRPKPLRDGDRIEVGGFALVFQSGVTTVRSTSGERTSSLARRLARETLPTEDTLEPFVTILNGPREGDVVTLPPPPARVRVGRGEECELHLPDADASREHAELEVGLDGVIVRDLGSKNGVLLGARKVAERILADRDELQIGNTLIRFEDPAAAHVDALESVEDEAVEPPSWEEVAPPAADAPEAAADGSSPEDPQREEPFAEDLAPGNTEPAPIPAQRARKRAVSAADMVIYVLASVVFAISVMGLFWLLQSG, translated from the coding sequence ATGGGCGTTCGCCTCCTCGTCCGCTCGTGCTGGGCGTCGGGCTCCATCGAGGACGCCGTGTACGAGTTCGATCAGACGCGCATCGTCATCGGGCGCGGTCGCGGCGCGGACGTGCGGCTGCCCCACCGCGCGGTGAGCGTGCGGCACGCGTCGATCGAGCTCGAGGGGACGCGCTACGTCGTGACCGATCACGGCGCGACCAACGGCACCCGCGTGCAAGGCGTGCGCATCGTGCCGGACCGGCCCAAGCCGCTGCGCGACGGAGACCGCATCGAGGTCGGCGGCTTCGCGCTGGTCTTCCAGTCCGGCGTCACCACCGTGCGCTCCACCTCCGGCGAGCGCACCTCCTCGCTCGCCCGACGCCTCGCGCGCGAGACCCTCCCCACGGAGGACACGCTCGAGCCGTTCGTGACGATCCTGAACGGCCCACGGGAGGGCGACGTCGTCACCCTGCCTCCGCCCCCGGCCCGGGTGCGTGTGGGCCGCGGCGAGGAGTGTGAGCTGCACCTCCCGGACGCCGACGCGTCGCGTGAGCACGCGGAGCTCGAGGTGGGCCTCGACGGGGTCATCGTCCGTGATCTCGGGAGCAAGAACGGGGTGCTCCTGGGCGCCCGCAAGGTCGCCGAGCGCATCCTGGCCGACCGGGACGAGCTCCAGATCGGCAATACGCTCATCCGATTCGAGGACCCCGCGGCCGCGCACGTCGACGCCCTGGAGTCGGTGGAGGACGAGGCGGTGGAGCCGCCGAGCTGGGAGGAGGTCGCGCCGCCGGCCGCGGACGCGCCCGAGGCGGCGGCCGATGGGTCGTCCCCGGAGGACCCTCAGCGGGAAGAGCCGTTCGCGGAGGATCTGGCCCCGGGGAACACGGAGCCGGCGCCCATCCCGGCGCAGCGCGCTCGAAAGCGCGCCGTCAGCGCGGCGGACATGGTCATCTACGTGCTCGCCTCCGTGGTCTTCGCGATCAGCGTGATGGGGTTGTTCTGGCTGCTGCAGTCCGGTTGA